A region from the Acyrthosiphon pisum isolate AL4f chromosome A1, pea_aphid_22Mar2018_4r6ur, whole genome shotgun sequence genome encodes:
- the LOC100165479 gene encoding isoleucine--tRNA ligase, cytoplasmic, with product MVEPVAEYLNFPKEEEKILEFWKETDVFHECLRQSKGKPRFSFYDGPPFATGLPHYGHILAGAIKDVVTRYAHQTGHHVERRFGWDTHGLPVEFEIDKLLEIKGPEDVAKMGIDKYNAECRKIVMRYASDWETIVTRLGRWIDFKNDYKTLYPWFMESVWWVFSELWNKGMVYRGVKVMPFSTACSTPLSNFESGQNYKEVVDPAVIVSFTLENDPSVSLVAWTTTPWTLPSNLALCVNPTLMYVKVKDLDENIFILMEARLDTLFKKKENYTILDKFPGEKLKGLKYKPLFPYFKQCQDTAFIVLTDGYVSAESGTGIVHQAPYFGEDDYRVCLAAGVITRDQDIICPVDESGKFVLPVSDFQGQYVKDADKNIIKYLKEAGRLVSSSSVKHSYPFCWRSETPLIYKAVPSWFVRVQHMSQDLLACNSATYWVPNFVKEKRFGNWLKDARDWAISRNRYWGTPIPLWVSEDGKEVVCISSIEQLHKMTGVLVDDLHRETVDKLTIPSARPGFPPLRRITEVFDCWFESGSMPYAQQHYPFENRKEFSENFPADFIAEGIDQTRGWFYTLLVISTALFNKPPFKNLIANGLVLASDGQKMSKRKKNYPDPMEVVNKFGADALRLYLINSPVVRAENLRFKEDGVKEILKDLFLPWYNAYRFFIQNIRDSSGNMYKPNKNYYSAPSENKMDRWITSWTQSLIAFIRREMAAYRLYTVAPRLVKFIDVLTNWYVRLNRQRLKGECGHAEWQQSLDTLYHVLMTMVCLMAPYTPFICELMYQNLKKIENLKERSVHFHMVPIVQEHLIDKNIEQSVSNMQNIIEMGRVMRDRKTIPVKYPLPDLKIIADDPKIIENIKEFRNYIEKELNVKTITFTKNKSRYVKLRAEPDHKTLGSRLKSDFKRVTAAIRELTNEQLQAWQNEVSAVAEGNDDDKKPFLKVLEYELDATEFRILYDFTGPEAEEMAKKYEAQLDNDILVLLNVTPDQNMLDEGTAREIINRIQKLRKKAHLVPTDSITVYYNISPEGDLSRVAKEFKDFIINVLKVPFIDGSAVGNVIIEETQTLKGSNLKIALTKENSDQNLLPVCKFVNVELHGVTPRYGASNSVTVLLENPVGKNVLDVNNLTKEVQNSFGLFGIDIIIKSADGKILDNNLLKNIKDETIIVQKNNVFDAVEVHQTKSPITQFINVKFGSESGTVLLHEGDDKNDLIKLKPKIARIFNLKINQIKLIQENDVIITQLK from the exons gtTTTCCTTTTATGATGGACCACCATTTGCCACTGGACTTCCTCATTATGGTCACATATTAGCTGGTGCAATCAAAGATGTGGTTACTCGGTATGCACATCAAACTGGTCATCATGTTGAACGCCGGTTTGGATGGGATACACATGGTTTGCCAGTG gAATTTGAAATTGATAAGCTTTTAGAAATAAAAGGACCAGAAGATGTTGCTAAAATGggtattgataaatataatgcaGAATGTAGAAAAATTGTTATGCGTTATGCTAGTGATTGGGAGACTATTGTCACTAGATTAGGACGATGgattg attttaaaaatgattataaaacatTGTATCCATGGTTTATGGAAAGTGTATGGTGGGTATTCAGTGAGCTTTGGAATAAAGGTATGGTGTACCGTGGTGTTAAAGTTATGCCATTTTCAACAGCTTGTAGTACACCTTTATCCAACTTTGAATCTGGTCAGAATTACAAGGAAGTTGTAGATCCTGcag ttattgttaGTTTTACTCTTGAAAATGATCCTTCAGTTTCTCTGGTTGCATGGACAACTACACCTTGGACTTTACCAAGTAATCTGGCATTGTGTGTAAATCCTACATTGATGTATGTGAAAGTAAAAGATttagatgaaaatatatttattctaatgGAAGCTCGATTAGATactttatttaagaaaaaagaaaattatactatcttagaCAAATTTCCAGGAGAAAAATTGAAAGGTTTAAAATACAAACCTCTTTTTCCATATTTCAAACAA tgTCAAGATACTGCTTTTATTGTATTAACTGATGGGTATGTATCTGCTGAATCTGGTACTGGTATAGTTCATCAAGCCCCATATTTTGGAGAAGATGATTATAGAGTGTGCTTAGCTGCTGGAGTAATTACTAGAGATCAGGATATAATTTGTCCCGTTGATGAAAGCGGTAAATTTGTACTTCCTGTCAGTGATTTTCAAGGCCAATatgttaaa gatgctgataaaaacattataaaatatctaaaagaaGCAGGAAGGCTTGTAAGTTCTTCTTCAGTTAAACATAGTTATCCATTTTGCTGGCGATCTGAAACTCCACTTATTTATAAAGCTGTACCATCATGGTTTGTACGGGTGCAACATATGAGTCAAGATCTCTTAGCATGCAATAGTGCTACATATTg ggTACCAAATTTTGTTAAGGAAAAACGTTTTGGAAACTGGTTAAAAGATGCCAGAGATTGGGCAATCAGTCGTAATCGTTACTGGGGCACTCCTATTCCACTTTGGGTCTCTGAGGATGGGAAAGAAGTTGTTTGCATAAGTAGTATTGAACAGTTACATAAGATGACAGGAGTTCTTGTAGATGATCTTCACCGAGAaac AGTTGATAAATTGACGATTCCATCAGCTAGACCAGGTTTCCCGCCATTGCGTCGAATTACTGAAGTATTTGATTGTTGGTTCGAATCGGGTTCTATGCCCTATGCACAACAACATTATCCATTTGAAAACCGAAAagaattttctgaaaatttccCAGCAGATTTTATTGCTGAAGGAATAGATCAGACCAGAGGATG gttttatacattattggtAATATCAAcagcattatttaataaaccacCATTCAAGAATCTCATAGCAAATGGTTTAGTACTTGCTTCTGATGGACAAAAAATGTCCAAACGTAAAAAGAATTACCCAGATCCAATGGAG GTTGTCAACAAATTTGGAGCTGATGCATTACGTTTATATCTAATTAATTCACCTGTGGTAAGAGCAGAAAACTTAAGATTCAAAGAAGACGGAGTTAAAGAAATATTGAAGGACTTATTTTTACCTTGGTACAATGCCTATCGATTTTTCATACAAAACATTCGAGATTCTTcc GGAAATATGTACAAgccaaataaaaactattattcagcacctagtgaaaataaaatggatCGGTGGATAACATCTTGGACACAATCATTGATTGCATTCATACGCCGAGAAATGGCAGCATATCGTCTTTATACAGTTGCTCCAAGACTTGTGAAATTCATTGATGTGTTGACTAACTGGTATGTTCGATTAAATCGTCAAAGACTCAAGGGTGAATGTGGTCATGCAGAATGGCAACAATCTTTAGATACGTTGTATCATGTCTTAATGACAATGGTTTGCTTAATGGCCCCATATACACCATTTATATGTGAATTAATGtatcaaaatttaaagaaaatcgaaaatcttAAGGAACGTAGTGTACATTTCCATATGGTACCTATAGTTCA aGAACATttgattgataaaaatattgaacaaagtGTTtctaatatgcaaaatattattgagatGGGCAGAGTAATGAGAGATCGAAAGACAATACCAgtcaaa tATCCTCTTCCGGATTTAAAAATCATTGCTGATGATCCTAAAATTATTGAGAACATCAAAGAGTTTCGTAATTACATCGAAAAGGAATTAAATGTGAAAACTATTACTTTCACAAAAAACAAGAGTAGATATGTTAAACTTCGAGCAGAACCGGATCATAAAACATTAGGTTCTAGATTGAAGTCGGATTTCAAAAGAGTTACAGCAGCAATTCGA GAATTAACAAACGAACAACTTCAAGCATGGCAAAATGAAGTTTCTGCTGTAGCTGAAGGAAATGATGATGATAAGAAACCATTTCTCAAAGTCCTTGAATATGAACTAGATGCTACtgaatttagaatattatatgactttacTGGGCCAGAAGCGGAAGAAATGGCTAAAAAATATGAAGCACAATTAGATaatgat attttggttttattaaatgtaactCCAGACCAAAATATGTTGGATGAAGGAACTGCTCGTGAAATTATCAATAGAATTCAAAAACTGCGAAAAAAGGCTCATCTAGTGCCTACAGATTCAATAAcagtttattataacataagtcCTGAAGGCGATTTATCCAGAGTAGCTAAggaatttaaagattttataattaacgTTTTAAAAGTTCCTTTTATTGATGGGTCAGCAGTAGGAAACGTGATAATTGAAGAAACTCAgaca cttaaaggatccaatttaaaaattgctttAACAAAAGAAAACAGCGATCAAAATCTATTACCAGTTtgcaa gtTTGTTAATGTAGAACTCCATGGAGTAACTCCTAGGTATGGGGCTTCAAATTCAGTTACAGTTCTTCTTGAAAATCCTGTTGGTAAAAATGTACTAGATGTTAATAATCTGACCAAAGAG gTACAAAATTCTTTTGGCTTATTTGggattgatattataataaaatctgcTGATGGAAAAATATTGGAcaacaatttacttaaaaatattaaggatGAAACAATTATAGTTCAgaagaataatgtttttgatgCTGTTGAGGTTCATCAAACAAAATCACCAATTACACA